The following coding sequences lie in one Listeria ivanovii subsp. londoniensis genomic window:
- the dapF gene encoding diaminopimelate epimerase: MTTIHYTKVHGSQNSFFLVDEEENNISGWSDAHRADFAIKLCDKTDALGGADGILFVTESSLPGTIGQMKVVNSDGSLASMCGNGLRTVARYLLEKHRLTEAKVETMKAVLDVKKADSLGWEIPTYQVEISPVKFTPESLPMNLPVEKLINQIVPELDAELAFSAVSVPNPHLITFVDQVVLDSNKQEKLASYLNSENPFFPDGVNVSFVKRLNDNAIYVRTYERGVGFTNACGTAMSASSLIKKMLDNDPLETPLNVYNDGGRVQVMAKEEVNGEISLQLIGNATFVSVGTVSYNGDVVESLTSEYTAEQASYEQLAEEVKQFLKTTD, encoded by the coding sequence ATGACAACAATTCACTATACGAAAGTACATGGTTCACAAAACAGTTTTTTCTTAGTAGATGAAGAAGAAAATAATATCAGCGGCTGGTCTGATGCTCATCGTGCTGATTTTGCGATAAAACTATGTGATAAAACGGATGCTCTAGGCGGTGCGGATGGAATCTTGTTTGTTACCGAAAGTAGTCTGCCAGGAACTATTGGTCAAATGAAAGTAGTTAATTCAGATGGCTCGCTTGCTTCGATGTGTGGTAATGGTTTAAGAACAGTTGCTCGTTATCTACTTGAAAAACATCGCTTAACCGAAGCAAAAGTGGAAACGATGAAAGCTGTTTTAGATGTTAAAAAAGCTGATTCGCTTGGATGGGAGATTCCAACGTATCAAGTCGAAATTTCTCCTGTTAAATTTACACCAGAAAGCTTGCCGATGAACTTACCAGTAGAGAAGTTAATTAATCAAATTGTCCCGGAATTAGATGCAGAACTGGCCTTTTCAGCTGTTTCTGTGCCAAATCCACATCTAATTACTTTTGTAGATCAAGTGGTACTAGATTCCAATAAACAAGAAAAACTAGCTAGCTACTTAAATAGTGAGAATCCTTTTTTTCCAGATGGTGTCAATGTTAGTTTTGTGAAACGATTAAACGACAATGCCATTTACGTGCGTACCTATGAACGTGGGGTTGGGTTTACTAATGCTTGTGGAACAGCGATGTCCGCTAGTAGCTTAATTAAAAAAATGCTTGATAATGATCCACTTGAAACGCCGCTTAATGTTTATAATGATGGCGGTAGAGTGCAAGTTATGGCGAAAGAAGAAGTGAATGGAGAGATTTCTCTGCAACTAATTGGCAATGCCACTTTTGTAAGCGTTGGAACAGTTAGTTATAACGGGGATGTAGTAGAATCATTAACAAGTGAATATACTGCCGAACAAGCTAGCTATGAGCAACTTGCAGAAGAAGTAAAACAGTTTTTAAAAACAACAGATTGA
- the ileS gene encoding isoleucine--tRNA ligase, which translates to MEYKDTLLMPKTDFPMRGNLPNKEPEWQAKWEEEKLYEKIQEKNAGRPSYILHDGPPYANGELHMGHALNKTIKDIIVRYKSMAGFRSPYVPGWDTHGLPIETAIAKKGVKRKEMSVAEFRKLCAEYAMTQVEGQRTGFKRLGISGDWENPYITLLPEYEAEQIKVFGEMAKKGYIYKGKKPVYWSPSSESALAEAEIEYQDKKSASIFVAFKVTDGKDVLEPGTNIVIWTTTPWTIPANMGITVNPDLDYVVLESAGEKYVVAEALLPSLREKLGFEDAVVLKTVRGSELDRVVTKHPFYDRDSLVMNGEHATAEAGTGAVHTAPGHGEDDFLIGKKYNLEVLAPLDDRGVFTDEAPGFEGVFYDTANKMVTEKLEEVGALLKLEFITHSYPHDWRTKKPVIFRATSQWFASIDAFRDDLLEAVKSVNWTPAWGETRLFNMVRDRGDWVISRQRAWGVPLPIFYAENGEAIITDETISHISELFREHGSNVWFERDVKDLLPDGFTHPGSPNGEFTKETDIMDVWFDSGSSHQAVLNARPELSRPADLYMEGSDQYRGWFNSSLTTAVAVTGESPYRNVLSHGFALDGEGRKMSKSLGNTILPGKVIKQLGADIVRLWVASVDYQADVRVSDEILKQVSEVYRKIRNTMRFLLGNINDFEPTTDSVSYENLREVDKYMLIKLNDLVKNVKDSYEAFEFSTIYHQINNFCTVELSQFYMDFAKDVVYIEATDSPNRRAMQTVFYESVVTLTKLLAPILPHTTEEVWNSLNSEGAESIHLQDLPEVKVLADSENITAKWDAFMQIRDHVQKALEFARNEKLIGKSMLAKVTLYVDGEAKTLFDSLEGDFAQLFIVSDFELVEGLENAPESALKANQVAVQITVAKGETCERCRVVKKDVGADPNHPTLCGRCADIVVKNYEA; encoded by the coding sequence ATGGAATATAAAGATACTTTGTTAATGCCAAAAACAGACTTTCCAATGCGTGGCAATTTGCCGAATAAAGAGCCTGAGTGGCAAGCGAAATGGGAAGAAGAAAAATTATATGAAAAAATTCAAGAAAAAAACGCAGGTCGTCCAAGCTATATCTTGCATGACGGACCTCCATATGCTAATGGAGAGCTTCATATGGGGCACGCATTAAATAAAACAATTAAAGATATCATTGTTCGTTATAAATCGATGGCCGGCTTCCGTTCACCATATGTGCCTGGTTGGGATACACATGGCCTTCCAATTGAAACAGCCATTGCTAAAAAAGGGGTCAAACGTAAAGAAATGTCTGTGGCTGAATTCCGTAAGCTTTGTGCGGAATATGCGATGACTCAAGTAGAAGGTCAACGGACTGGCTTTAAACGCCTAGGAATCAGTGGTGATTGGGAAAATCCATATATTACATTATTACCAGAGTATGAAGCAGAACAAATTAAAGTTTTTGGTGAAATGGCAAAAAAAGGCTACATTTATAAAGGGAAAAAACCAGTTTATTGGTCCCCATCCAGTGAGTCTGCTCTTGCGGAAGCTGAAATCGAATATCAAGATAAAAAATCAGCATCAATTTTCGTTGCTTTTAAAGTAACAGATGGTAAAGATGTATTAGAACCAGGAACAAACATTGTTATCTGGACTACAACACCGTGGACCATTCCAGCGAATATGGGAATCACAGTTAACCCAGATTTGGATTATGTGGTGCTTGAATCTGCTGGAGAAAAGTATGTTGTAGCGGAGGCACTTCTACCTAGCTTGCGTGAAAAACTTGGCTTTGAAGATGCCGTCGTTCTTAAAACTGTTCGTGGCTCTGAACTTGACCGCGTCGTTACAAAACATCCATTTTATGACCGTGATTCATTAGTAATGAACGGCGAACATGCTACTGCTGAAGCCGGAACTGGTGCAGTCCATACCGCGCCTGGACACGGGGAAGATGACTTTTTAATTGGTAAAAAATATAATTTAGAAGTATTAGCTCCACTGGATGATCGTGGTGTATTTACAGACGAAGCACCGGGGTTTGAAGGAGTATTTTATGATACTGCTAATAAAATGGTTACAGAAAAACTAGAAGAAGTGGGTGCTTTACTTAAATTGGAATTCATTACCCACTCATATCCACATGATTGGCGTACGAAAAAACCAGTTATCTTCCGCGCAACATCACAATGGTTCGCTTCCATCGATGCTTTCCGTGACGATTTATTAGAAGCGGTGAAAAGTGTTAACTGGACACCCGCATGGGGAGAAACACGTTTATTCAATATGGTTCGTGACCGTGGCGACTGGGTAATTTCTCGTCAACGTGCATGGGGGGTGCCACTTCCGATTTTCTACGCAGAAAATGGAGAAGCAATTATCACAGATGAAACAATCAGCCATATTTCAGAACTTTTCCGTGAGCATGGTTCCAATGTTTGGTTTGAACGTGATGTGAAAGACTTGTTACCAGATGGATTTACTCATCCTGGTAGCCCAAATGGTGAATTTACCAAAGAAACGGATATCATGGATGTCTGGTTTGATTCGGGTTCTAGCCATCAAGCAGTTCTGAATGCTCGTCCAGAATTAAGTCGTCCAGCCGATTTATACATGGAAGGTTCTGACCAATATCGCGGCTGGTTCAATTCATCATTAACTACTGCAGTTGCTGTAACTGGTGAATCGCCATACCGTAACGTGCTGAGCCACGGTTTCGCGCTTGACGGAGAAGGTCGAAAAATGAGTAAATCACTTGGAAATACAATTCTTCCAGGCAAAGTAATTAAACAACTTGGTGCGGATATTGTTCGCCTATGGGTTGCTTCTGTAGATTATCAAGCCGATGTACGTGTCAGTGATGAAATCTTAAAACAAGTTTCTGAAGTATATCGTAAAATTCGTAATACGATGCGTTTCTTGCTTGGAAATATTAATGATTTTGAACCAACGACCGACAGTGTTTCGTATGAAAATTTACGTGAAGTAGATAAATATATGCTTATCAAGCTAAATGATCTCGTTAAAAATGTCAAAGACAGTTATGAAGCATTTGAATTTTCGACTATTTATCATCAAATTAATAATTTCTGTACAGTAGAGTTGAGTCAATTTTATATGGATTTTGCAAAAGATGTCGTTTATATTGAAGCGACAGATAGTCCTAATCGTCGTGCTATGCAAACCGTCTTTTATGAATCGGTTGTTACGTTGACCAAATTACTTGCACCAATTTTACCGCATACGACAGAAGAAGTGTGGAACAGCTTAAATTCCGAAGGCGCAGAAAGTATTCATTTACAAGATTTACCAGAAGTGAAAGTTTTAGCTGATAGTGAAAATATTACTGCTAAATGGGATGCGTTTATGCAAATCCGTGATCATGTTCAAAAAGCCTTAGAATTTGCACGCAATGAAAAACTAATCGGTAAATCAATGCTTGCAAAAGTAACTTTATATGTCGACGGGGAAGCAAAAACTCTATTTGATTCACTTGAAGGCGATTTTGCACAGCTATTTATTGTGTCTGATTTTGAATTAGTAGAAGGTTTAGAAAATGCTCCAGAATCCGCACTGAAAGCAAATCAAGTAGCCGTTCAAATTACGGTTGCTAAAGGAGAAACTTGTGAACGTTGCCGGGTAGTGAAAAAAGATGTTGGTGCAGATCCAAATCATCCAACTTTATGTGGACGTTGTGCTGATATTGTTGTAAAAAACTACGAAGCTTAA
- the divIVA gene encoding septum site-determining protein DivIVA — translation MPLSPLDIHNKEFTRGFRGYDEDEVNDFLDQIIKDYEQVIKEKKRIEDTLNNSEERLGHFTNIEETLNKSLIVAQTAAEEVKASAEKEAKLIVREAEKNADRILSDSLSKARKIAIEIEDLKRQSKVFRERLRMLVEAQMDLIKSEDWQQMMAYDVDATELASIKEVEQAESEER, via the coding sequence ATGCCATTATCGCCGCTGGATATACATAACAAAGAGTTTACCCGTGGTTTTAGAGGTTATGACGAAGACGAAGTAAATGACTTCCTTGATCAAATCATTAAAGATTATGAACAAGTTATTAAAGAGAAAAAGCGTATTGAGGACACTTTAAATAATAGTGAAGAACGTCTAGGTCATTTTACAAACATTGAAGAAACACTAAACAAATCACTAATTGTGGCACAAACAGCTGCGGAAGAAGTAAAAGCATCTGCTGAAAAAGAAGCAAAACTTATCGTTCGTGAAGCGGAAAAAAATGCAGACCGAATTTTAAGTGATTCTCTTTCTAAAGCTAGAAAAATTGCGATTGAAATTGAAGACTTAAAACGTCAATCCAAAGTATTCCGCGAACGTTTGCGCATGCTAGTAGAAGCACAAATGGACTTGATTAAAAGTGAAGATTGGCAACAAATGATGGCTTACGATGTAGATGCAACAGAACTGGCATCTATTAAAGAAGTCGAACAAGCTGAATCTGAAGAACGTTAA
- a CDS encoding transcription repressor NadR, whose product MKKILGDERRKLILKWLKETDSPISGNQIASRTNVSRQVIVQDISLLKAGNEPIMATPQGYIYAEEKSFTGEKRVIAVKHTKEQAAEELNILVDHGVTVIDVIVDHPIYGEITASLHLKNRLDVEKFVKKLQTTGAAMLSGLTDGTHLHTLEADTKEQIELAVQELEKAGFLI is encoded by the coding sequence ATGAAAAAAATACTTGGAGATGAACGCAGAAAGTTGATTTTGAAATGGTTAAAAGAAACAGATTCGCCTATATCTGGGAATCAAATCGCTAGTCGGACAAATGTGAGCCGGCAAGTCATTGTGCAAGATATTTCATTACTAAAAGCGGGAAACGAACCTATTATGGCAACTCCACAAGGATATATTTACGCAGAAGAGAAAAGTTTTACTGGCGAGAAACGAGTGATTGCAGTGAAACATACAAAAGAACAAGCCGCAGAGGAGTTAAATATTTTAGTAGATCATGGTGTCACAGTGATAGATGTCATAGTGGATCATCCTATTTATGGCGAGATTACAGCCTCTCTTCATTTGAAAAATCGTTTGGATGTCGAAAAATTTGTTAAAAAATTACAGACAACAGGGGCAGCAATGTTATCTGGATTGACAGATGGCACGCATTTGCACACCCTTGAAGCAGATACAAAAGAACAAATCGAACTAGCCGTCCAAGAACTTGAGAAAGCAGGATTTTTAATCTAA
- a CDS encoding cysteine desulfurase family protein — protein sequence MIYFDHAATTQMSDVAMQVFLDASKEFFANSESLHDAGTKVSALLEKCRKSFAEMLKVPERGIIFTSGGTESNQIAIQTLLHTSKKKEVLVSPLEHASIWQQLEALKREGKCVMKLLPADKDGQVNPTNLAKMISENTALIIIQHVNSEIGTIQPVAELAQIAKKSGVPFHTDIVQSFGKIELELTDVTSFSISSHKIYGPKGVGLLFIKPDIPLQAFLPDVHHEFGFRPGTVNVPAIAAFTTAAYDIMKTREKEAERMGNIKIAICAALTKRVKVEGGLNTSPFILGLTLPNMQGQEALLALNEADIQISTTSACSLQDPKSSRTLLATGKTEEEANRFIRLSFGKENELSDSLIFNEELAKLLRKR from the coding sequence ATGATTTATTTTGACCATGCTGCAACTACACAGATGAGTGATGTTGCTATGCAAGTTTTTTTGGATGCGTCGAAGGAGTTCTTCGCTAATTCAGAAAGTCTGCATGATGCTGGGACAAAGGTGTCGGCGCTATTAGAAAAGTGTCGGAAAAGTTTTGCGGAAATGTTGAAAGTACCAGAGAGAGGTATTATATTTACAAGTGGTGGAACAGAAAGTAACCAAATCGCCATTCAAACTTTATTACATACAAGTAAGAAAAAAGAAGTACTAGTAAGCCCGCTCGAACACGCCTCGATTTGGCAGCAGTTAGAAGCACTTAAGCGGGAAGGAAAGTGTGTGATGAAGTTGTTGCCAGCAGATAAGGACGGTCAGGTGAATCCTACTAATTTAGCGAAAATGATTTCTGAAAATACCGCCTTGATTATTATTCAACATGTAAACTCGGAAATTGGAACTATCCAGCCGGTTGCAGAATTAGCACAAATAGCAAAAAAATCAGGGGTTCCCTTTCATACTGATATTGTCCAATCTTTTGGGAAAATCGAATTGGAATTGACGGATGTAACTAGTTTTAGTATTTCTTCCCATAAAATATATGGGCCAAAAGGAGTTGGTTTACTTTTTATTAAACCAGATATTCCGCTTCAAGCATTTCTACCGGATGTTCATCATGAATTCGGATTTCGACCAGGGACTGTTAATGTTCCAGCAATTGCTGCATTTACAACAGCAGCCTATGATATAATGAAAACTAGAGAAAAAGAAGCGGAACGGATGGGTAATATAAAAATAGCTATTTGTGCAGCGCTGACTAAACGAGTCAAGGTAGAAGGTGGGCTGAATACATCCCCATTTATTTTGGGATTGACCTTGCCTAATATGCAGGGCCAAGAAGCGTTACTTGCCCTAAATGAAGCAGATATTCAGATTTCAACAACAAGTGCCTGTAGCTTGCAAGATCCAAAATCTTCTAGAACATTACTAGCTACTGGAAAAACAGAAGAAGAAGCAAATCGATTTATCCGTTTGTCTTTTGGAAAAGAAAATGAATTAAGCGATAGTTTGATTTTTAATGAAGAACTAGCAAAATTACTACGAAAAAGGTGA
- the nadB gene encoding L-aspartate oxidase, whose amino-acid sequence MAKERIIIIGSGIAGCTAALRLMRNYDVTIITKGQKEESNSMLAQGGVAAAVAKNDSPKKHFSDTFQAGCYHNRPLAVRELTTCGPIIIQKLIKDGMMFDKEGHELAFGLEGAHQIPRILHAGGDQTGKFLTTFLQEQLTNIHWQEHQMAIQIMKHNEQAVGVSCLDSGNQLHTYYGEHIILATGGLGQLFPVTTNARTISGDGLALAFNAGAKLADMEFIQFHPTLLFVDGHCHGLISEAVRGEGAKLIRDNGTAIMAGVHPLLDLAPRDIVSATLSEEIAQGNLVFLEISAVKDFETRFPAITASLDNHHVPFRETMRIPVHPGAHFLMGGVRTDLNGRTSIPGLYAVGEVANTGVHGANRLASNSLLETLVFGEKVAEYIQSNPAKLVSQAETPPLPKAFSTPHLPDKQLLQEKIGDALGITRTMEKLTDFLNWTNHFDLASNTREAAEISHMLIVAKLIAGSAQKRTESLGAHRILKGVTK is encoded by the coding sequence ATGGCAAAGGAACGAATTATCATCATCGGGAGCGGCATCGCGGGTTGTACCGCGGCTCTACGATTAATGAGGAATTACGATGTGACAATAATTACAAAAGGGCAAAAAGAAGAAAGTAACTCGATGTTAGCTCAAGGTGGGGTCGCAGCAGCTGTTGCCAAAAATGATTCGCCGAAAAAACATTTTAGCGATACGTTCCAAGCTGGCTGCTACCACAATAGACCACTCGCCGTCAGAGAACTTACCACTTGCGGACCTATTATCATTCAAAAGCTAATTAAAGACGGTATGATGTTTGATAAAGAAGGGCACGAACTTGCTTTTGGGCTTGAAGGTGCCCACCAAATACCACGAATTTTACATGCTGGTGGTGATCAAACTGGCAAATTCTTAACTACTTTTTTGCAGGAGCAATTAACAAATATCCACTGGCAGGAACACCAGATGGCCATTCAGATTATGAAGCATAACGAGCAAGCAGTTGGTGTTTCTTGTTTAGATTCAGGCAATCAATTACATACATATTACGGAGAACATATCATTTTAGCGACTGGTGGACTGGGACAACTTTTCCCTGTGACAACTAATGCTAGAACGATATCTGGAGATGGTTTAGCACTTGCTTTTAACGCCGGCGCAAAGTTAGCTGATATGGAGTTTATTCAATTTCATCCAACATTACTTTTTGTAGATGGCCATTGTCACGGCCTTATTTCAGAAGCAGTACGTGGGGAAGGTGCAAAACTCATTCGTGATAACGGAACCGCCATTATGGCAGGGGTTCACCCTTTACTCGATCTGGCTCCTCGAGATATTGTTTCTGCCACTCTTTCTGAGGAAATAGCGCAAGGTAACCTAGTTTTCCTGGAAATTTCTGCTGTAAAAGACTTCGAAACACGTTTTCCAGCTATCACAGCTAGCTTAGACAATCACCATGTTCCTTTTCGCGAAACAATGCGCATACCTGTTCATCCAGGCGCTCACTTTTTGATGGGCGGGGTTCGAACAGACCTTAATGGTAGAACGAGTATTCCTGGCTTATATGCAGTTGGGGAAGTTGCAAATACTGGTGTCCATGGAGCTAATCGATTAGCTAGTAATTCTTTACTTGAAACACTTGTTTTTGGTGAAAAAGTAGCTGAATATATCCAATCGAATCCAGCAAAGCTAGTAAGTCAAGCGGAAACTCCCCCGCTTCCTAAAGCTTTTTCTACGCCTCATTTACCAGATAAACAACTACTTCAAGAAAAAATTGGCGATGCACTTGGAATTACTAGAACAATGGAAAAGCTCACAGACTTTCTCAACTGGACCAATCATTTTGATCTAGCAAGTAATACCCGAGAGGCAGCTGAAATAAGCCACATGCTCATCGTCGCCAAACTCATTGCGGGCAGTGCACAAAAACGTACAGAAAGCCTTGGTGCTCATCGAATTTTAAAAGGAGTAACGAAATGA
- the nadC gene encoding carboxylating nicotinate-nucleotide diphosphorylase yields MNSILMKQAIQAFLLEDIGQYDLTTDSIFENSVVGEGVFLAKENGILSGVDIPQVGFSFFGGEIDYKPYKKDGDLIQAGEIIGLVVAPVRTLLSAERVILNLMQRMSGIATQTNFAIKQLDDPSIRICDTRKTAPGLRAFDKYAVQTGGGFNHRNGLFDGVMLKDNHIAFSGGIINAVATVRAKLGHMVNIEVETETASQVTEAVQAGADIIMFDNRSPEEIKELVKLVPAHITTEASGNITTDNIASYKGCGVNYISLGFLTHSVCALDISFNNKGGMKS; encoded by the coding sequence ATGAATTCCATACTTATGAAACAAGCAATTCAAGCTTTTTTATTAGAAGATATCGGACAATATGACCTAACAACAGATAGCATTTTTGAAAATTCCGTTGTAGGGGAAGGTGTTTTTCTCGCTAAAGAGAATGGAATCCTATCAGGAGTGGATATTCCCCAAGTAGGCTTTTCATTTTTTGGCGGAGAAATAGATTATAAACCATACAAAAAAGATGGTGACCTCATTCAAGCTGGTGAAATTATTGGCTTAGTCGTAGCACCAGTGCGAACTCTGCTCAGCGCCGAACGTGTCATTTTAAATTTGATGCAACGTATGAGCGGTATTGCTACTCAAACTAATTTTGCTATAAAACAACTAGATGATCCGTCGATTCGAATTTGCGATACAAGAAAAACTGCTCCCGGTCTCCGGGCCTTCGATAAGTATGCCGTACAGACTGGTGGTGGGTTTAATCATCGAAATGGTCTATTCGATGGTGTTATGTTAAAAGATAACCACATCGCGTTCTCTGGCGGTATAATAAATGCTGTAGCTACTGTACGCGCAAAACTTGGCCATATGGTGAATATTGAAGTTGAAACAGAAACAGCTAGCCAAGTAACGGAAGCAGTCCAAGCCGGTGCAGACATTATTATGTTTGATAACCGCTCCCCTGAAGAGATTAAAGAGTTAGTAAAACTTGTTCCAGCTCATATCACCACAGAAGCTTCTGGCAACATCACCACTGATAACATCGCTTCCTACAAAGGTTGTGGAGTGAACTATATATCACTCGGTTTCCTAACACATTCTGTATGCGCCCTTGATATTAGCTTTAATAATAAAGGAGGAATGAAAAGTTGA
- the nadA gene encoding quinolinate synthase NadA, whose product MNLLETVENDTMPARYKLMSKEIMTERVFEIKQQLGQDLFIPCHHYQKDEVVPFADAIGDSLQLAQIAANNKQARNIVFCGVHFMAETADMLTTKEQIVTLPDMRAGCSMADMADIHQLTNAWTKLQELFDDTILPVTYINSTAAIKSFVGEHGGTTVTSSNATKIVAWALEQKERIFFLPDQHLGRNTAFELGIPLDAMAIWDPIKNELDYEGHLANCKVILWKGYCSVHQHFTVKNIENIRKSSPNMRIIVHPECTHEVVSLADDSGSTKKIVTEINNAAAGTEWAIGTEANLVARIIQENPDKKIVSLNPFMCPCMTMNRIDLSHLLWTLEAIQNGEKRNQIKVDEQTTKFALKALERMLQLS is encoded by the coding sequence TTGAATTTACTAGAAACCGTAGAAAATGATACGATGCCTGCTCGCTATAAATTAATGTCAAAAGAGATAATGACTGAGCGCGTTTTTGAAATTAAACAACAGCTCGGACAAGATCTTTTTATCCCATGCCATCATTATCAAAAAGATGAAGTTGTGCCTTTTGCTGATGCAATTGGTGACTCTTTACAATTGGCGCAAATTGCTGCTAATAATAAACAGGCGAGAAATATCGTTTTCTGCGGTGTACATTTTATGGCCGAAACAGCCGATATGCTGACAACAAAAGAACAAATCGTTACCCTTCCCGATATGCGTGCTGGCTGTTCTATGGCAGACATGGCCGATATCCATCAACTAACGAATGCTTGGACAAAATTGCAAGAACTATTTGACGATACCATCCTCCCGGTGACTTATATTAACTCTACCGCAGCTATTAAATCATTTGTTGGCGAGCATGGAGGAACCACCGTTACATCAAGCAATGCTACTAAAATTGTTGCATGGGCATTAGAGCAAAAAGAACGGATTTTCTTCCTTCCAGATCAACACCTTGGACGCAATACAGCTTTCGAACTCGGGATTCCACTTGATGCTATGGCCATTTGGGATCCGATTAAAAACGAGCTTGACTACGAAGGACATTTAGCCAATTGCAAAGTAATTCTTTGGAAAGGTTATTGCTCCGTTCATCAACACTTCACTGTGAAAAACATCGAAAACATTCGTAAAAGCTCACCTAATATGCGAATTATCGTTCATCCAGAATGTACCCATGAAGTTGTTTCTTTAGCAGATGATTCTGGCTCTACCAAGAAAATTGTGACAGAAATAAATAACGCCGCTGCTGGCACAGAATGGGCGATTGGTACAGAAGCTAACCTTGTTGCTCGAATCATTCAAGAAAATCCAGATAAAAAAATTGTTTCTCTAAATCCATTTATGTGTCCATGTATGACCATGAATCGAATTGATTTGTCTCACTTACTTTGGACACTCGAAGCAATCCAAAACGGCGAGAAGAGAAATCAAATTAAAGTCGATGAACAGACAACTAAATTCGCTTTAAAAGCCCTGGAACGAATGCTGCAACTTAGTTAA
- a CDS encoding RNA-binding protein yields the protein MDAIYQHFRAEEYAFIDKVLGITMQVENEYTPQLTDFLDPRQRYIIETIIGGYDQIKVQFFGGVAHAERRRALIYPDYYTPTEADFEIALFHIRYPVKFTTLTHQKILGTLMSLGMKRDIFGDILNKDTEWQLLVESKMKDYLTLQLEKIGKVNVMLEETDLSEAVFTPTVWEEMGLTVSSMRLDVIISSAHHISRQKAKQLVVAGLVKVNWKTVENPDFECEEEDVLSARGYGRVKILEIGGRTKKDKIRVEIGYLK from the coding sequence ATGGACGCAATTTATCAGCATTTTCGCGCAGAAGAATACGCATTTATTGATAAAGTACTCGGAATTACGATGCAAGTAGAAAATGAATATACGCCGCAATTAACAGATTTTTTGGACCCTAGACAGCGCTATATTATAGAAACTATTATAGGTGGATACGATCAAATCAAAGTGCAATTTTTTGGTGGAGTAGCGCACGCCGAACGGAGGCGCGCGTTAATCTATCCGGATTACTACACACCAACAGAAGCTGATTTTGAGATTGCATTATTTCATATTCGTTATCCTGTAAAATTCACAACGCTTACGCATCAAAAAATTCTGGGGACACTGATGTCGCTTGGAATGAAGCGGGATATTTTTGGTGATATTTTAAATAAAGATACAGAGTGGCAGTTGCTAGTAGAAAGTAAGATGAAAGATTATTTGACGCTACAACTAGAGAAAATTGGCAAAGTAAATGTGATGCTCGAAGAAACGGATTTATCGGAAGCTGTATTTACACCAACCGTTTGGGAAGAAATGGGGCTGACCGTTTCAAGCATGCGGCTCGATGTTATTATTAGTAGTGCACATCATATTTCTAGGCAAAAAGCAAAACAATTAGTTGTGGCCGGGCTTGTAAAAGTAAACTGGAAAACGGTCGAGAACCCGGATTTTGAATGTGAAGAAGAAGATGTATTATCGGCCCGTGGGTATGGCCGGGTGAAGATTTTAGAAATTGGCGGTCGGACGAAGAAAGATAAAATTCGCGTGGAAATAGGCTACTTAAAATAA
- a CDS encoding YggT family protein: MQSILYQVVEVILFIIRWLPTLMFIYFLMSWFPGARESKIGQFLARIFEPILEPFRRIIPPIGMFDISSLVAYFIFQYAMRVLTSLIQVYVIPMLF, encoded by the coding sequence TTGCAAAGTATTTTATATCAAGTGGTGGAAGTTATTCTATTTATTATCAGATGGTTGCCAACGCTGATGTTTATTTATTTCTTAATGAGTTGGTTTCCAGGAGCAAGAGAGTCAAAAATTGGTCAATTTTTAGCGCGTATATTTGAGCCGATTTTAGAACCATTTAGGAGAATCATTCCGCCGATTGGTATGTTTGATATCTCATCTTTAGTTGCCTATTTCATTTTCCAATACGCAATGAGAGTGTTAACAAGTTTAATTCAAGTATACGTAATTCCCATGCTTTTTTAA